Proteins from a genomic interval of Microbacterium esteraromaticum:
- the serA gene encoding phosphoglycerate dehydrogenase, whose product MTKPVVLLAEVLSPATVAALGPDFDVREVDGTDREALFAALADADAVLVRSATRIDAEALAHAPKLKVVARAGVGLDNVDIKAATTAGVMVVNAPTSNIVSAAELTVGHVLSLARRIPAAHASLSAGAWKRSSFTGTELFEKTVGIVGLGRIGALVAARLNAFDMRVIAYDPYVTSARAQQLGVQLVTLDELVAEADFLTIHMPKTPETTGMIGAEQFAAMKSTAFVINVARGGLIDEADLHEALVAGEIAGAGLDVFTSEPPAEGSTAQALLGLPNVVVTPHLGASTEEAQEKAGVSVARSVRLALGGDLVPDAVNVAGGVIDPYVRPGIPLVEKLGQIFSALAQAPLTSLDIEVHGELNNYDVSVLRLAALKGVFTNIVGDTVSYVNAPLLAEQRGVAVRMLQDDISEEYRNVITLRGALSDGTQLSVSGTLTGPKQIEKLVAINGHGIELPIEKHHVVMMYTDRPGIVAVYGQKFGEAGINIAGMQIAREAAGAQALSVLTLDSPVSDELLEDVSAAIEADLFRQIEIVEA is encoded by the coding sequence ATCACCAAGCCCGTCGTCCTGCTCGCCGAAGTCCTCTCGCCTGCGACGGTCGCGGCGCTCGGGCCCGATTTCGATGTACGTGAGGTCGACGGCACCGATCGAGAGGCGCTGTTCGCGGCGCTCGCCGACGCCGACGCGGTTCTGGTCCGCTCCGCGACCCGCATTGATGCCGAGGCGCTGGCGCACGCTCCGAAGCTGAAGGTCGTCGCCCGTGCCGGTGTCGGCCTGGACAACGTCGACATCAAGGCGGCCACGACGGCCGGTGTGATGGTGGTGAACGCACCGACGTCGAACATCGTCTCGGCCGCCGAGCTCACCGTCGGACACGTGCTGAGCCTCGCCCGCCGCATCCCCGCCGCCCATGCCTCGCTGTCGGCCGGCGCCTGGAAGCGCAGCTCGTTCACGGGCACGGAACTGTTCGAGAAGACCGTCGGCATCGTCGGGCTCGGCCGGATCGGCGCTCTCGTCGCGGCCCGGCTGAACGCGTTCGACATGCGGGTGATCGCCTACGACCCCTACGTGACCAGCGCCCGTGCGCAGCAGCTCGGGGTGCAGCTGGTCACGCTCGACGAACTGGTCGCCGAGGCGGACTTCCTGACCATCCACATGCCGAAGACCCCCGAGACGACGGGAATGATCGGCGCCGAGCAGTTCGCCGCGATGAAGTCGACGGCGTTCGTGATCAACGTCGCCCGCGGCGGTCTGATCGATGAGGCCGATCTGCACGAGGCCCTCGTCGCCGGCGAGATCGCCGGCGCCGGACTGGACGTCTTCACCTCGGAGCCGCCCGCCGAGGGCAGCACCGCGCAGGCGCTTCTCGGTCTGCCCAACGTCGTGGTGACCCCCCACCTGGGTGCGAGCACCGAAGAGGCGCAGGAGAAGGCGGGCGTCTCGGTCGCCCGATCGGTGCGGCTCGCGCTCGGCGGAGACCTCGTGCCGGACGCGGTCAACGTCGCCGGGGGCGTCATCGACCCGTACGTGCGCCCCGGCATCCCGCTCGTCGAGAAGCTCGGCCAGATCTTCTCGGCCCTCGCGCAGGCGCCGCTGACCAGCCTCGACATCGAGGTGCACGGCGAACTCAACAACTACGACGTCAGCGTGCTGCGTCTGGCCGCGCTGAAGGGAGTGTTCACCAACATCGTCGGCGACACCGTCTCGTACGTGAACGCGCCGCTGTTGGCAGAGCAGCGCGGCGTCGCGGTGCGGATGCTGCAGGACGACATCAGCGAGGAATACCGCAACGTCATCACCCTGCGCGGCGCGCTCTCCGACGGCACGCAGCTCTCGGTCTCGGGAACGCTCACCGGGCCGAAGCAGATCGAGAAGCTCGTCGCGATCAACGGCCACGGCATCGAACTGCCGATCGAGAAGCACCACGTCGTGATGATGTACACCGACCGGCCTGGCATCGTGGCCGTGTATGGACAGAAGTTCGGCGAGGCGGGCATCAACATCGCGGGTATGCAGATCGCGCGCGAGGCCGCCGGTGCACAGGCGCTGAGCGTGCTGACGCTCGATTCGCCCGTCTCGGACGAACTGCTCGAAGACGTCAGCGCCGCGATCGAGGCTGACCTGTTCCGCCAGATCGAGATCGTCGAGGCATAA
- a CDS encoding TetR/AcrR family transcriptional regulator, which translates to MPRPPLARERVLDAYVQILIADGERAATLDAVARAAGVSKGGLLYHFASKDDLAAALIERLLSLTDDDLDRMRQASEHPIAYYVRTSVMEDDALDRALIAVTRLAQGGSAPASDALRESRRLWTEAIRPHVRDDTALELVMLLSDGLYFNNSLMNHSNAPEHFSDFVPTGRALADLVERVTTTTRAPETPEPASHTP; encoded by the coding sequence ATGCCCCGCCCCCCTTTGGCCCGAGAGCGCGTCCTCGACGCGTATGTGCAGATCCTGATCGCCGACGGTGAACGCGCCGCGACGCTCGATGCCGTCGCCCGTGCTGCCGGCGTCTCGAAGGGTGGACTCCTCTACCACTTCGCCTCGAAGGATGACCTCGCCGCCGCGCTGATCGAGCGGCTGCTGAGCCTGACCGATGACGATCTCGACCGCATGCGTCAGGCATCCGAGCACCCGATCGCGTACTACGTGCGCACCTCGGTGATGGAAGATGACGCCCTCGACCGGGCATTGATCGCTGTGACGCGCCTGGCTCAGGGCGGCTCAGCACCAGCATCCGACGCCCTGCGCGAGTCCCGACGACTGTGGACCGAGGCCATCCGCCCGCACGTGCGTGACGACACCGCGCTCGAGCTGGTCATGTTGCTCAGCGATGGGCTCTATTTCAACAACTCACTGATGAACCACAGCAACGCACCCGAGCACTTCAGCGACTTCGTGCCCACCGGGCGGGCTCTTGCCGATCTCGTCGAGCGTGTCACAACGACGACGCGGGCCCCGGAGACCCCGGAGCCCGCGTCGCATACGCCGTGA
- a CDS encoding MFS transporter: MSTTATIRLTSEDGPRVGVRGWAALAVLMLPVLLVSIDNTVLSFALPEISLALAPTGAEQLWIIDSYALVLAGLLVTMGVLGDRFGRRRMLFIGATGFATVSVLAAFAPTAGLLIAARVGLGFFGAMLMPSTLSLLRSVFPNRDQRRLAIAIWASAFSAGSALGPVVGGFLLEHFAWGSVFLLAVPMLIPLLIGGFWLLPESRDPNPGRIDPLGILMSMGAMVPVVYAIKSFAVDGPNALAGVLALLGVFVGFLFVRRQLRAEVPMLDMALFRRGGFSGAILVNLLSVVALVGFLYFVPQQLQLVLGLSPMVAGLALVPGMAMMIVAGLSVVPISRRVSPHIVVPVGLSLSVLGYVIVAMTAQLNSVAWLMAAFVVLGMGIGAAETVSNELILSHAPPAKAGAASAVSETAYELGAVLGTAVLGGIITAFYRGALVIPENVPAETADQARETLAGAYAAAEGLPPAVGDSLWQAAIHAFDSGIVTTSLIGALLVASAMVISAITLRPSRDAKR; encoded by the coding sequence ATGTCCACAACCGCGACGATCCGACTCACTTCCGAGGACGGCCCGCGCGTCGGCGTCCGCGGCTGGGCCGCGCTCGCCGTGCTAATGCTGCCGGTGCTGCTGGTCTCGATCGACAACACAGTGCTGAGCTTCGCGCTGCCCGAGATCTCGCTTGCGCTCGCCCCGACCGGAGCCGAGCAGCTCTGGATCATCGATTCATACGCGCTGGTGCTGGCCGGCCTCCTGGTCACCATGGGAGTGCTGGGCGATCGCTTCGGTCGCCGTCGGATGCTGTTCATCGGCGCCACAGGGTTCGCCACTGTCTCGGTGCTGGCCGCGTTCGCGCCGACGGCGGGGTTGCTCATCGCCGCCCGTGTCGGGCTCGGATTCTTCGGCGCCATGCTGATGCCCTCGACGCTCTCGCTGCTGCGGTCGGTGTTCCCCAACCGTGATCAGCGTCGACTGGCGATCGCCATCTGGGCCTCCGCCTTCTCTGCCGGTTCGGCACTCGGTCCGGTGGTCGGTGGATTCCTGCTCGAGCACTTCGCCTGGGGCTCCGTGTTCCTGCTTGCCGTGCCGATGCTCATCCCGCTCCTGATCGGAGGCTTCTGGCTGCTGCCCGAGAGCCGTGACCCGAACCCGGGCCGGATCGACCCGCTCGGCATCCTCATGTCGATGGGCGCGATGGTGCCCGTTGTCTACGCGATCAAATCGTTCGCCGTCGACGGTCCCAATGCACTCGCCGGCGTGCTGGCGCTGTTGGGTGTCTTCGTGGGCTTCCTGTTCGTGCGGCGCCAGCTGCGCGCCGAGGTGCCGATGCTCGACATGGCGCTCTTCCGGCGCGGTGGGTTCAGCGGTGCGATCCTGGTGAACCTGCTCAGCGTCGTCGCGCTGGTGGGCTTCCTCTACTTCGTGCCTCAGCAACTGCAGCTCGTGCTCGGGCTGTCGCCGATGGTCGCCGGGCTCGCGTTGGTGCCCGGTATGGCGATGATGATCGTCGCGGGGCTCAGCGTGGTGCCGATCTCGCGCCGGGTGTCACCGCACATCGTCGTTCCCGTCGGGCTCTCGCTCTCGGTGCTCGGGTACGTGATCGTCGCCATGACGGCACAGCTGAACAGCGTCGCATGGCTGATGGCGGCGTTCGTGGTGCTCGGGATGGGCATCGGCGCCGCCGAGACCGTGTCGAATGAGCTGATCCTCTCGCACGCCCCGCCGGCGAAGGCGGGAGCGGCCAGTGCCGTCTCCGAGACTGCCTATGAGCTCGGTGCCGTGCTCGGTACTGCCGTGCTCGGTGGCATCATCACGGCCTTCTACCGTGGTGCGCTGGTGATTCCCGAGAACGTGCCCGCTGAGACGGCGGACCAGGCGCGTGAGACCCTTGCCGGGGCATACGCGGCGGCAGAGGGCCTGCCGCCGGCCGTGGGCGATTCCCTCTGGCAGGCGGCGATCCACGCGTTCGACAGCGGCATCGTGACGACCTCGCTGATCGGCGCCCTACTGGTGGCATCCGCAATGGTGATCAGCGCGATCACCCTGCGACCGAGCCGCGACGCCAAGCGCTGA
- a CDS encoding 3-isopropylmalate dehydrogenase — MSRVVKLAVIPGDGIGREVIAQAERVLDTVTADSEVTFEKTPFSLGADRYLATGDTLSDEDFDAIRAHDAILVGAVGGVPGDPRLKNANIERGLLLKLRFGLDHYVNLRPAKLFAGASGPLANPGEIDFVVVREGTEGPYVGNGGSIRTGTPHEVANETSVNTAFGVERVVRYAFELAERRRQKLTLVHKTNVLVHAGAIWRRVVDAVAAEHPDVAVDYLHVDAATIFLVTDPSRFDVIVTDNLFGDIITDLAGAVTGGIGLAASGNINPDGAFPSMFEPVHGSAPDIAGQQKADPTAAILSVAMLLDHLGLSDEAARVQRAVEADIASRDRARSTTETGDAIIALLQA, encoded by the coding sequence ATGTCGCGCGTCGTGAAGTTGGCTGTCATCCCCGGCGACGGGATCGGCCGTGAGGTCATCGCACAGGCCGAGCGAGTGCTCGACACTGTCACCGCCGACAGTGAGGTGACGTTCGAGAAGACGCCGTTCTCGCTCGGCGCGGACCGCTACCTCGCCACCGGTGACACCCTCTCGGACGAAGACTTCGACGCCATCCGCGCGCACGACGCGATCCTCGTCGGCGCGGTCGGCGGTGTCCCCGGAGACCCGCGTCTGAAGAACGCCAACATCGAGCGCGGTCTGCTGCTCAAGCTGCGGTTCGGACTCGACCACTACGTCAACCTGCGTCCGGCCAAGCTGTTCGCGGGCGCATCCGGCCCGCTCGCCAACCCCGGCGAGATCGACTTCGTCGTCGTGCGCGAGGGCACCGAAGGGCCCTATGTCGGCAATGGCGGCAGCATCCGCACCGGCACCCCGCACGAGGTCGCCAATGAGACCAGCGTCAACACGGCCTTCGGCGTCGAGCGCGTCGTGCGCTACGCGTTCGAGCTGGCCGAGCGCCGGCGCCAGAAGCTCACGCTCGTGCACAAGACCAACGTGCTCGTGCACGCCGGCGCGATCTGGCGGCGCGTCGTCGACGCCGTCGCCGCAGAGCACCCCGATGTGGCCGTAGACTACCTGCACGTCGATGCGGCCACGATCTTCCTCGTGACGGACCCCTCTCGCTTCGACGTGATCGTCACCGACAACCTCTTCGGCGACATCATCACGGATCTGGCAGGCGCCGTCACCGGCGGCATCGGCCTCGCAGCCTCGGGAAACATCAACCCCGACGGCGCCTTCCCGTCGATGTTCGAGCCCGTGCACGGTTCGGCGCCCGACATCGCCGGTCAGCAGAAGGCGGATCCGACGGCCGCGATCCTCTCGGTCGCCATGCTGCTCGACCACCTCGGACTCAGCGACGAGGCGGCGCGCGTGCAGCGTGCGGTCGAGGCCGACATCGCGAGCCGTGACCGCGCCCGCAGCACCACCGAGACCGGCGACGCCATCATCGCGCTGCTGCAGGCGTAA
- a CDS encoding branched-chain amino acid aminotransferase translates to MTDSSTPADTAALTFTVTKNLAAKSPAQRDEVLANPGFGTDFTDHMVDICWSEKGGWHRPRVQPYGPIPLDPAAAVLHYGQEIFEGIKAYRHADGSVHTFRPDRNAARLQRSARRLALPELPTEYFVQSLRELIAVDGAWVPSGADQSLYLRPFMFAKEAFLGVRPAKKVAYYVIASPAGAYFSGGVKPVRIWLSTNYARAGKGGTGAAKTGGNYASSLLPQAEASAKGCDQVVFLDQDGNVEELGGMNVVFVHKDGRVVTPQSDSILEGITRDSLLQLAEDRGLTVERRAVSLDEWRQGVASGDIVEVFACGTAAVVTPIGALVSDEFEDEQPLGELAMSLREELTDIQYGRREDKHGWLTRLD, encoded by the coding sequence ATGACCGACAGCTCCACTCCCGCCGACACCGCAGCGCTCACGTTCACGGTGACCAAGAACCTGGCCGCGAAGAGCCCTGCTCAGCGCGACGAGGTGCTGGCCAACCCGGGGTTCGGCACCGACTTCACCGACCACATGGTTGACATCTGCTGGTCTGAGAAGGGCGGCTGGCACCGTCCGCGGGTGCAGCCCTACGGGCCGATCCCGCTCGACCCGGCCGCTGCCGTGCTGCACTACGGTCAGGAGATCTTCGAGGGCATCAAGGCGTATCGCCACGCCGACGGGTCGGTGCACACGTTCCGCCCCGACCGCAATGCGGCCAGGCTGCAGCGCAGTGCTCGCCGGCTCGCGCTGCCCGAACTGCCCACCGAGTACTTCGTGCAGTCGCTGCGTGAGCTGATCGCCGTCGACGGTGCCTGGGTGCCGTCGGGCGCCGACCAGAGCCTGTACCTGCGGCCGTTCATGTTCGCCAAAGAGGCCTTCCTCGGTGTGCGCCCGGCCAAGAAGGTCGCGTACTACGTGATCGCCTCTCCCGCCGGCGCCTACTTCAGCGGTGGCGTCAAGCCGGTGCGCATTTGGCTGTCGACAAACTACGCCCGTGCGGGCAAGGGTGGCACCGGCGCGGCCAAGACCGGCGGCAACTATGCGTCGAGCCTGCTGCCGCAGGCCGAGGCCAGTGCCAAGGGCTGCGACCAGGTGGTCTTCCTCGATCAGGACGGCAACGTCGAGGAGCTCGGCGGTATGAACGTCGTGTTCGTGCACAAGGACGGACGCGTGGTCACGCCGCAGTCCGACAGCATCCTCGAGGGAATCACGCGCGACTCGCTGCTGCAGCTTGCCGAGGATCGCGGTCTGACCGTCGAGCGCCGAGCGGTCTCGCTCGATGAGTGGCGCCAGGGTGTCGCCTCGGGCGACATCGTCGAGGTGTTCGCGTGCGGCACGGCCGCGGTGGTCACTCCGATCGGCGCGCTCGTCTCGGACGAGTTCGAGGACGAGCAGCCTCTCGGTGAGCTGGCGATGTCGCTGCGTGAGGAGCTCACCGACATCCAGTACGGCCGCCGCGAAGACAAGCACGGCTGGCTGACCCGCCTGGACTGA
- a CDS encoding fumarylacetoacetate hydrolase family protein yields MKIARFSHNDGIRYGILDDSDLVVLDGDPMFAGYEPTGERIPLADVALLAPVIPRSKIVCVGRNYHDHAAEFGNVAPEEPLLFLKPNTAVIGPGDAIVRPSLSERVEFEGELVAVIGRIAKNVDAADALDYVFGYTVGNDVTARDLQRKDGQWTRGKGFDTFCPLGPVIETELDVASSRLETRVNGEVRQQAPLTDMIHSVADIIAYASAAFTLLPGDAIMTGTPAGVGELVAGDVVEVDISGLGVMRNTVRDAAPRS; encoded by the coding sequence GTGAAGATCGCGCGCTTCAGCCACAACGACGGCATCCGCTACGGCATCCTTGACGATTCAGACCTGGTCGTGCTCGACGGCGACCCGATGTTCGCCGGCTACGAACCGACGGGCGAGCGCATCCCGCTCGCCGACGTCGCGCTGCTGGCGCCGGTGATCCCGCGATCGAAGATCGTCTGCGTCGGGCGCAACTACCACGACCACGCCGCCGAGTTCGGCAACGTCGCCCCCGAGGAGCCGTTGCTGTTTCTCAAGCCGAACACGGCGGTGATCGGTCCGGGCGACGCGATCGTGCGTCCCTCGCTCTCGGAGCGGGTGGAGTTCGAGGGCGAGCTGGTGGCCGTCATCGGACGCATCGCGAAGAACGTCGACGCGGCGGATGCCCTCGATTACGTGTTCGGTTACACCGTGGGCAACGACGTGACGGCGCGCGACCTGCAGCGCAAGGACGGCCAGTGGACCCGGGGCAAGGGGTTCGACACGTTCTGCCCGCTCGGGCCCGTGATCGAGACCGAGCTCGATGTGGCGTCGTCACGGCTCGAGACGCGGGTGAATGGTGAGGTGCGCCAGCAGGCGCCGCTGACCGACATGATCCACTCGGTCGCCGACATCATCGCCTATGCGTCGGCGGCATTCACGCTGCTGCCCGGTGACGCCATCATGACCGGCACACCGGCCGGTGTCGGCGAGCTGGTGGCGGGCGATGTCGTCGAGGTGGACATCAGCGGCCTGGGTGTCATGCGCAACACGGTGCGCGACGCGGCACCCCGATCGTGA
- a CDS encoding MFS transporter: MTAEALPGLQRRTVLILSLGQVLGGIAFGATVSLGALLAADLSGDDALSGLATASVTLGAAAFAIPLARFAARRGRRLSLTAGNLFALIGIGVVILAAALRVFPLLLVGIIMIGMGNAGNLQSRFAATDLAAPEHRGRDLSIVVWSTTIGGVTGPLLLTPGEALGQMVGMPPLTGAYLFSLVAQAAALVLYLVALRPDPLLTALNLAAMPSKAAALGSDIDRPVTARYAIFAVSGSHAVMASVMAMTPIHLSHMAHRASGDATTSTDVTLLVGVTIALHVAGMYGLSPVFGILADRWGRVRVVLLGQGMFVVSLLFAIFAGEHAAGVIVALILLGLGWSAATVAGAALLTESSTVQMRPRRQGLSDSLMSLTAAAGAAGAGLVLTQFGYGGLGVVALVIVIAIIVLSPLGRIREA; the protein is encoded by the coding sequence ATCACCGCTGAGGCACTGCCGGGGCTGCAGCGCCGTACAGTTCTCATCCTCTCGCTTGGCCAGGTGCTCGGCGGCATCGCCTTCGGAGCGACCGTATCGCTCGGTGCGCTGCTGGCTGCCGATCTGTCGGGGGACGATGCGCTGTCGGGCCTGGCGACGGCATCCGTGACTCTGGGGGCGGCTGCGTTCGCGATCCCGCTGGCTCGCTTCGCCGCGCGTCGGGGTCGCCGACTGTCGCTGACAGCCGGCAATCTGTTCGCCCTGATCGGCATCGGGGTGGTGATCCTCGCGGCGGCGCTTCGGGTGTTCCCGCTGCTGCTCGTGGGAATCATCATGATCGGCATGGGCAACGCCGGCAATCTGCAGTCCCGCTTCGCGGCGACCGACCTGGCGGCGCCCGAGCACCGCGGACGCGATCTGTCGATCGTGGTCTGGTCGACGACGATCGGCGGTGTGACGGGGCCACTGCTGCTGACCCCCGGTGAGGCGCTCGGGCAGATGGTGGGAATGCCTCCGCTCACCGGCGCATATCTGTTCTCGCTCGTGGCGCAGGCCGCGGCGCTCGTGCTGTACCTGGTCGCGTTGCGGCCCGACCCGCTGCTGACGGCCCTGAACCTGGCGGCGATGCCCTCGAAGGCCGCCGCGCTCGGCTCTGACATTGATCGTCCGGTCACGGCGCGCTACGCGATCTTCGCCGTGTCGGGATCGCACGCGGTGATGGCGTCGGTGATGGCGATGACGCCGATCCACCTCTCGCACATGGCGCACCGTGCCAGTGGGGATGCCACGACGAGCACCGATGTCACATTGCTTGTCGGCGTGACGATCGCGTTGCACGTGGCCGGCATGTACGGCCTGTCGCCGGTCTTCGGCATCCTCGCCGACCGGTGGGGGCGTGTGCGGGTGGTGTTGCTCGGCCAAGGGATGTTCGTGGTCTCGTTGCTGTTCGCGATCTTCGCGGGCGAGCATGCCGCCGGTGTGATCGTTGCCCTGATCCTGCTCGGGCTCGGATGGAGCGCGGCGACGGTGGCCGGTGCGGCCTTGCTGACCGAGTCATCGACCGTGCAGATGCGTCCGCGGCGTCAGGGGCTCAGCGACTCGCTGATGAGTCTTACCGCCGCGGCCGGTGCCGCGGGTGCGGGTCTCGTGCTGACGCAGTTCGGGTATGGCGGGCTCGGCGTGGTGGCGCTGGTGATCGTCATCGCGATCATCGTGCTCTCGCCGCTCGGGCGGATCCGCGAGGCGTGA
- a CDS encoding class I SAM-dependent methyltransferase: MSWAGTGDAYAASYAQLCAGTGEVLRAHLGVPGGRSLLDVGAGDGTLAAAWSDAGWRVTAAEPEASMRRVATRQHPTLTITADALPALSFDDGAFDVVVANFVLNHVSDPSAAASELRRVAAGAVAASIWSASPASLWGEVTARAGVTPLAGARLPADKDFERTASGFERMLRGAGWQPVVTEYIWTWRPTPEMLWRSVVGGVAGAGALYATLSDADRRRFRQAFDAVIDERRDGEVIPHVQTAAVAVDHRGGQAR; the protein is encoded by the coding sequence GTGAGCTGGGCCGGAACCGGCGACGCGTACGCCGCCTCGTACGCGCAGCTCTGCGCGGGCACGGGAGAGGTGCTGCGTGCGCACCTCGGTGTGCCCGGCGGGCGGTCGCTGCTCGACGTCGGCGCCGGTGACGGTACGCTCGCGGCGGCCTGGTCGGATGCCGGATGGCGGGTCACCGCGGCGGAGCCGGAGGCGAGCATGCGCCGGGTGGCCACGCGGCAGCATCCGACCCTGACGATCACGGCGGACGCCCTGCCCGCGCTGTCGTTCGACGACGGCGCGTTCGACGTCGTCGTCGCGAACTTCGTGCTGAACCATGTGTCTGATCCGTCTGCTGCGGCGTCTGAGCTGCGCCGTGTGGCTGCGGGAGCCGTGGCTGCGTCGATCTGGTCGGCGTCGCCGGCATCGCTGTGGGGCGAGGTGACCGCGCGGGCCGGGGTGACGCCACTGGCGGGTGCGCGGCTGCCTGCCGACAAGGACTTCGAGCGGACGGCATCCGGTTTCGAGCGCATGCTGCGCGGCGCGGGCTGGCAGCCCGTCGTCACCGAGTACATCTGGACGTGGCGTCCCACGCCCGAGATGCTGTGGCGATCGGTCGTCGGGGGAGTGGCCGGGGCCGGCGCGCTCTATGCGACGCTGTCGGATGCCGATCGTCGGCGCTTTCGCCAGGCGTTCGACGCGGTCATCGACGAGCGCCGCGACGGTGAGGTGATCCCGCACGTGCAGACCGCGGCCGTTGCGGTGGATCATCGGGGCGGGCAGGCCCGGTGA
- the gltX gene encoding glutamate--tRNA ligase, which translates to MATVHPLTTTATGSDVRVRFCPSPTGLPHVGMVRTALYNWAYARHNGGKLIFRIEDTDAARDSEESFRQLVDALTWMKIDWDEGVEVGGPHAPYRQSQRHDIYREVIDKLLATGALYESYSTAEEIDARNEAAGRAKQLGYDNFDRDLTDEQRAAFRAEGRQPALRLRVPDEDLTYDDLIRGEVTFPAGSFPDFVVVRPNGVPLYTFVNPVDDALMGITHVLRGEDLMPSTARQLALYDALIQAGVTTFVPRFAHMPLVLGETGNKKLSKRDPQADLFLHRERGFIHEGLLNYLALLGWSIAPDRDVFSLSEFIEAFDIVDVNPNPARFDQKKAESINGDHIRMLEGKDFAERMLPYLADAGVFGGAEPTHEQIVLAFRAAPLVQERMQLLGDAPGMLGFLFTDEVTYEPDAMKGLPANAAEVLTACVAALEPVDEFTADAVQPALSEALIDGLGLKPRVAYGPPRVALSGRRVSPPLFESMELLGKDETLRRLRALADHLA; encoded by the coding sequence ATGGCTACTGTGCATCCCCTCACCACCACCGCGACCGGTTCCGACGTTCGCGTGCGCTTCTGTCCTTCGCCGACCGGCCTGCCGCATGTCGGCATGGTGCGCACGGCGCTGTACAACTGGGCATACGCGCGCCACAACGGCGGCAAGCTGATCTTCCGCATCGAAGACACAGACGCGGCCCGTGACAGCGAGGAGAGCTTCCGCCAGCTGGTCGACGCGCTCACCTGGATGAAGATCGACTGGGATGAGGGTGTCGAGGTCGGCGGGCCGCACGCCCCGTATCGGCAGTCGCAGCGCCACGACATCTACCGTGAGGTCATCGACAAGCTGCTGGCGACGGGCGCGCTGTACGAGAGCTACTCGACGGCCGAAGAGATCGACGCACGCAACGAGGCGGCGGGCCGCGCCAAGCAGCTCGGCTACGACAACTTCGACCGCGATCTCACGGACGAGCAGCGCGCGGCGTTCCGCGCCGAGGGCCGTCAGCCGGCCCTGCGCCTGCGCGTGCCCGATGAGGACCTGACCTACGACGACCTGATCCGCGGCGAGGTGACCTTCCCGGCCGGCTCTTTCCCCGACTTCGTCGTCGTGCGCCCCAACGGTGTGCCGCTGTACACGTTCGTGAACCCGGTCGACGACGCCCTGATGGGCATCACGCACGTGCTGCGCGGTGAAGACCTGATGCCGTCGACGGCTCGTCAGCTGGCGCTGTACGACGCGCTGATCCAGGCCGGCGTCACCACTTTCGTGCCGCGCTTCGCGCACATGCCGCTGGTGCTCGGTGAGACCGGCAACAAGAAGCTCTCCAAGCGTGACCCGCAGGCCGATCTGTTCCTGCACCGTGAGCGTGGGTTCATCCACGAGGGCCTGCTGAACTACCTGGCGCTGCTGGGCTGGTCGATCGCGCCCGACCGCGACGTGTTCTCGCTGAGCGAGTTCATCGAGGCGTTCGACATCGTCGACGTCAACCCGAACCCGGCACGCTTCGACCAGAAGAAGGCCGAGTCGATCAACGGCGACCACATCCGCATGCTCGAGGGCAAGGACTTCGCCGAGCGGATGCTGCCGTACCTGGCCGACGCCGGTGTGTTCGGTGGTGCCGAGCCGACGCACGAGCAGATCGTGCTGGCATTCCGCGCGGCGCCGCTGGTTCAGGAGCGCATGCAGCTGCTGGGTGACGCGCCGGGCATGCTCGGCTTCCTGTTCACCGACGAGGTGACGTATGAGCCCGACGCCATGAAGGGGCTTCCGGCGAACGCCGCCGAGGTGCTGACCGCGTGCGTCGCGGCTCTCGAGCCGGTCGACGAGTTCACTGCGGATGCTGTGCAGCCGGCGCTCTCGGAGGCACTGATCGACGGGCTCGGGCTGAAGCCGCGCGTGGCGTACGGTCCGCCGCGGGTTGCGCTGAGCGGTCGTCGGGTGTCGCCGCCGTTGTTCGAGTCGATGGAGCTGCTGGGCAAGGACGAGACGCTGCGTCGACTGCGCGCTCTCGCCGATCACCTGGCGTGA